One genomic window of Medicago truncatula cultivar Jemalong A17 chromosome 1, MtrunA17r5.0-ANR, whole genome shotgun sequence includes the following:
- the LOC11434980 gene encoding uncharacterized TPR repeat-containing protein At1g05150, which translates to MATRGTRSEKVRRIFTQFDANHDGGLNREEMASLVGAVNPRVKFSDEQINAILDEVFRTYAEFIDGERGLTYEGLLRTYDDGAGDVDRDFDALALDLNVDEAGKAPAPDSEASSSIVDERMAVESQKKQRTAAWAVSPNHGIVFDETWKIVDDLEILIKRLKLKQAKDGKVKGENFDAYSDAGWSRELGPSTEISDKRVVWDESGHDYAVFVKEVGGLRTRADNARSREEAFDGHMAIGRVLYEHQLFKEALISFKRACELQPVDVRPHFRAGNCYYVLGRYKEAKEEFLLALEAAEAGGNQWAYLLPQIYVNLGISLEGEGMVLSACEYYREAAILCPTHFRALKLLGSALFGVGEYKAAVKALEEAIFMKPDYADAHCDLASALHAMREDERAIEVFQKAIDLKPGHIDALYNLGGLYMDLGRFQRASEMYTRVLAVWPNHWRAQLNKAVSLLGAGENEEAKKALKEALKMTNRVELHDAISHLKQLQKKKNKPNGDTPEESPFVIVEPSKFKTVGDKTTVRQELASALQIRALQKVARLSRCNVELLKKEMSEHDVPVSYSGTGVPEKSIRKPNLEEILRKLLSFLKPDTFQGAVKAINERILSVLDENGSGRLDLGMFFAILAPICGGPPERRKRIAFDALLWRPMNEDGANLKKVDATRYIKLLRAVYVPSQGVSELMEVRGDVDTSMVSFSEFLVMFDDPDWGFGIMPTLVKLETGDRNRHGKTMCAVCRYPIIGSRFKEIKSHFNLCNQCYSEGKVPSTFKQEEYRFKEYGNEGEAMKDKCTCFNLQPRNESR; encoded by the coding sequence ATGGCGACAAGAGGCACTAGATCGGAGAAGGTGCGACGAATTTTCACCCAATTCGACGCGAATCATGATGGGGGTTTGAATAGGGAAGAAATGGCGTCGCTTGTTGGTGCTGTAAACCCTAGGGTGAAATTCAGCGACGAACAAATCAACGCAATTCTCGATGAGGTTTTTCGAACCTATGCTGAATTCATCGATGGTGAGAGGGGTTTGACCTATGAGGGTCTTTTGAGAACTTATGATGATGGCGCTGGTGATGTTGATAGGGATTTTGATGCACTTGCTCTTGATCTTAATGTTGATGAGGCTGGTAAGGCTCCGGCGCCGGATTCGGAGGCTTCTTCGTCGATTGTTGATGAGAGGATGGCGGTTGAGTCGCAGAAGAAGCAGCGGACGGCTGCGTGGGCAGTGTCGCCGAATCATGGGATTGTGTTCGATGAGACGTGGAAGATTGTTGATGATTTAGAGATTTTGATAAAGAGGTTGAAATTGAAGCAAGCTAAAGATGGGAAAGTGAAAGGTGAGAATTTTGATGCTTATTCTGATGCGGGTTGGTCTCGCGAATTGGGGCCTTCAACTGAGATTTCGGATAAGAGAGTGGTTTGGGATGAATCAGGGCATGATTATGCTGTTTTTGTGAAGGAAGTGGGTGGTTTGAGAACTAGAGCTGATAATGCTAGATCaagagaagaagcttttgatggacATATGGCAATTGGTAGAGTTTTGTATGAACATCAATTGTTTAAGGAAGCTTTGATTAGTTTCAAGAGGGCTTGTGAATTGCAACCTGTTGATGTTAGGCCACATTTTAGAGCTGGTAATTGTTATTATGTTCTTGGAAGGTATAAGGAAGCGAAGGAAGAGTTTTTGTTGGCACTTGAAGCTGCTGAGGCTGGTGGAAATCAATGGGCTTATTTGTTGCCACAGATTTATGTTAACCTTGGTATTTCATTGGAAGGTGAAGGTATGGTTTTGAGTGCTTGTGAGTATTATAGGGAGGCTGCAATTCTTTGTCCTACGCATTTTAGAGCTTTGAAACTGTTGGGTAGTGCTCTTTTCGGCGTAGGGGAATATAAGGCTGCTGTTAAGGCGCTTGAAGAGGCTATTTTCATGAAACCGGATTATGCTGATGCACATTGTGATCTGGCTTCGGCATTGCATGCTATGCGTGAGGATGAGAGGGCGATTGAGGTGTTTCAGAAGGCTATTGATTTGAAACCGGGTCATATTGACGCTCTTTATAATTTAGGTGGATTGTATATGGACTTGGGTAGGTTCCAAAGGGCTTCTGAGATGTATACGAGAGTTTTGGCTGTTTGGCCAAATCATTGGCGGGCGCAGTTGAACAAGGCTGTGTCGTTGTTGGGAGCTGGTGAGAACGAAGAAGCCAAAAAAGCTTTGAAGGAAGCACTGAAAATGACAAATAGGGTCGAGTTGCACGACGCAATATCGCATTTGAAGCAGCTgcagaaaaagaagaacaaacCCAATGGTGATACTCCAGAAGAATCGCCATTTGTCATAGTTGAACCGTCCAAGTTTAAGACAGTTGGTGATAAGACTACTGTGAGACAGGAACTAGCCAGTGCTCTGCAAATTAGAGCACTTCAGAAGGTTGCTAGGTTGAGCCGTTGTAATGTGGAGCTTTTGAAGAAGGAAATGAGCGAACATGATGTGCCGGTGTCGTATTCTGGTACCGGAGTGCCTGAAAAATCCATCCGGAAACCAAACTTGGAAGAAATTCTTCGCAAATTGCTTAGTTTTCTGAAGCCAGACACTTTTCAAGGAGCTGTGAAAGCCATAAATGAGAGGATTCTTTCTGTTTTGGATGAAAATGGTTCAGGCAGATTAGATCTTGGAATGTTCTTTGCTATTCTTGCTCCCATTTGTGGTGGTCCTCCAGAGAGACGTAAAAGGATCGCCTTTGATGCACTGTTGTGGCGTCCCATGAACGAAGACGGTGCTAATTTAAAGAAAGTTGATGCTACCAGATACATCAAGTTGTTAAGGGCTGTTTATGTTCCTTCCCAAGGTGTTAGCGAATTGATGGAGGTTCGCGGAGATGTAGACACTTCAATGGTGTCTTTCTCTGAGTTTCTAGTTATGTTTGATGATCCAGATTGGGGTTTTGGTATTATGCCTACCTTAGTGAAGCTTGAAACAGGAGATAGAAACCGACATGGCAAAACCATGTGCGCAGTCTGTCGCTACCCTATTATCGGTTCACGCTTTAAGGAgataaaatctcattttaatTTGTGTAACCAATGCTACAGTGAAGGAAAAGTGCCTTCTACATTTAAGCAGGAAGAGTACAGATTTAAGGAGTATGGAAATGAGGGTGAAGCTATGAAAGATAAGTGTACTTGCTTTAACTTGCAACCACGAAATGAAAGTAGATAG